In Stegostoma tigrinum isolate sSteTig4 chromosome 12, sSteTig4.hap1, whole genome shotgun sequence, the following proteins share a genomic window:
- the LOC132210420 gene encoding probable G-protein coupled receptor 139 translates to MTRIRYGRIVDSGVRALNPPLLSAEESAGQTSNDLSQFTLSVTMRIEGRAQFLTEMHEIPKGLVFALYYPVLAVIGVPANLAVIVILCRRRCGLSKCITSYLVSMAVTDLLVVVTAVIFNRIVGIYFPSSFLSITPICSFRASFNFAAIDSSAWLTVAFTFDRFVAIVCQELKIKYCTEKVAVLVILIVCALCSIKNVFIYFKFEPMYLTNNIPWLCSIKDTYYTSPAWTAYDWIRSVLTPCLPFILILLLNALTVRHILAANRARSRIRNQSNVVNQSDPEVEKRKKSIVLLFAISGSFILSYLLFFVNILYVRIASVTYSTGSDFGNFTFVLQQSGYMLQLLSSCINPFIYAGTQSKIRDELKKGMKYPLHIFVKIFRV, encoded by the exons ATGACTCGGATTCGGTACGGACGGATTGTGGACAGCGGTGTAAGAGCCTTGAATCCTCCACTATTGAGTGCAGAGGAATCGGCCGGCCAGACGTCA AATGACCTTAGCCAGTTCACACTCAGTGTAACTATG CGAATTGAAGGAAGGGCTCAGTTTCTGACAGAAATGCACGAGATACCGAAAGGTCTGGTCTTTGCCCTGTACTATCCGGTCCTGGCAGTTATCGGGGTTCCAG CTAACTTGGCAGTGATTGTCATTCTGTGTCGAAGGAGATGTGGTCTCTCTAAATGTATCACTTCCTACCTAGTGTCAATGGCAGTGACAGATCTTCTGGTCGTGGTTACAGCTGTCATATTTAACCGGATTGTTGGGATTTATTTTCCGTCCAGTTTCCTGTCTATCACACCAATATGCAGTTTTCGTGCTTCCTTCAACTTTGCAGCCATTGACAGCTCTGCCTGGTTAACAGTTGCTTTCacttttgatcgatttgtggccattgtTTGCCAGGagctgaaaataaaatattgcactgAGAAGGTGGCAGTACTTGTTATATTAATTGTGTGTGCACTGTGTTCCATAAAAAACGTtttcatatattttaaatttgaacCTATGTATTTAACAAACAATATACCTTGGCTTTGCAGCATAAAAGATACATATTATACATCACCTGCATGGACCGCTTATGACTGGATTCGCTCCGTTTTGACTCCTTGTCTCCCATTTATCCTGATTTtactgctcaatgctctgacGGTCAGACACATTCTAGCAGCAAATAGGGCCCGCAGTAGAATCCGGAACCAGAGCAATGTGGTGAATCAGAGTGATCCAGAGGTTGAGAAACGGAAAAAATCTATTGTTTTACTCTTTGCCATCTCAGGTAGTTTCATTCTTTCATATCTGCTATTTTTTGTAAATATTCTCTACGTTCGAATTGCGAGTGTTACTTATTCCACGGGTTCTGATTTTGGCAATTTCACTTTTGTTCTGCAACAAAGCGGATATATGCTTCAGTTACTGAGTTCCTGCATCAATCCGTTTATTTATGCCGGGACTCAAAGCAAAATCAGAGATGAGTTAAAGAAGGGGATGAAATATCCGCTCCATATATTTGTTAAAATATTTAGAGTTTAA